The DNA segment TCTGAGCTTTTCCTGAGATTGGCGGGTTAACGTCTTCCGCTTACGGCCGGTCATGGTCATGGCCCGAAGGCCAGGACGGCTCGGGCCGCTCCGTTCGTACGCCGGGGGCGGGCTCGGGCGCCACATCTTCCGTCCCGGATTCCGCCGCACCGCCATTCGTCCGTGATGATGTGATCATCGGCCGCGCCTGTGGCGTCAGGTGGGCAGACGGCAGCGACGGCGAGTTTTCGCGCCCGGCGTTGGCGATCACCACCGCGACGTACGGCAGCAGCGTACCGAGAACCAGCGCCACGACCGCGACGTGCCGTTCCACGTTCCAGAGCGTGGCGGCGAGAATGACCGAGATCGTACGAACGACCATCGAGATCACGTACCGGCGCTGCCGCCCGCGCACATCCTCCTGGAGCCCCGCCCTGGCGCCGGTGATCCGGAACACCTGGGCGCCGCCGCCATGCTGCTTCCGCATCGCATTCCACCATCCGCCCGAATCGGGCTCTCCCCGCCTCCGGCCGTCCCGCGACCGGCCGGAATCCCGGGCCCGTACGCCACTACGGTACGCCGCGTTCCCGCCGCCCACGAAACCGGGGCGCCCCCGGTTCCGTGGCCCTTGCGCGCCCCGGCCCGTACTCCGGTATGCCTGTTTGGCCTGTGCCGCCGCGCGTACGGCCCGGCCGACATGCGGCGTAGCGGATCCGGGTCGACACTGGCCGTAATGTCCGTGTCAAGGCCTATCAGGAGGAAGCCATGGGCTGGTTGTGGGCGATCATCGTGGGGTTCGTGCTCGGTCTGATCGCGAAGGCGATCATCCCGGGGAAACAGCACAGCCCGCTGTGGCTGACCACCATCTGCGGCATCCTCGGTGCCATCGCGGGCAACGCCATCGCGCGGGGCTTCGGTATCGAGGAAACGCCGGGCATCGACTGGGGCCGGCACATCTTCCAGTTGGTGGCGGCGGTCGTCATCGTGTTCGTCGTC comes from the Streptomyces sp. KMM 9044 genome and includes:
- a CDS encoding DUF3099 domain-containing protein, translated to MRKQHGGGAQVFRITGARAGLQEDVRGRQRRYVISMVVRTISVILAATLWNVERHVAVVALVLGTLLPYVAVVIANAGRENSPSLPSAHLTPQARPMITSSRTNGGAAESGTEDVAPEPAPGVRTERPEPSWPSGHDHDRP
- a CDS encoding GlsB/YeaQ/YmgE family stress response membrane protein → MGWLWAIIVGFVLGLIAKAIIPGKQHSPLWLTTICGILGAIAGNAIARGFGIEETPGIDWGRHIFQLVAAVVIVFVVDMLYMQMRGKRAQRT